From one Thermoplasmatales archaeon genomic stretch:
- a CDS encoding flippase: MIARKSALIVLMQLTNAFLGYVALKFIAIYMQPWEYGVIGFAYGFISIFSIFGDAGFNSAHIKRVSEGKDTEKCLSTFALTKLFLAFSMTFLVFLTIELWKLSGRGFESDAHEKALYIILSSFILSILAQIFTTTFNAKKEIAKQQLPNFASTLARCIATIFIAYYNLGVLLLSYTYLIGSIFEFFTAIILFNYKFGKPSFNYFKSYYSFAIPVAIGSASSLIVTNFDRVAIQIFYGAEEVGQYFAVSNLSRFLVLFISAVTSLLFPIVSELYAKNDLEEIRRVTKISERYLSMIVFPIVATMISLSYAVIHILISDKYLPAISVLQIFPIFLILEALSSPYSTMLSGMNRPKYERNRLAIIAFSNVILNLILLPKIGLAGGAMAIVFSYLAGLIYIRIVSFRIAKTGLNYRVAMHAISAIISYFAIIYATKFFTIARWYHLIAFSVLCFLIYFFVLFILGEFKKEDFVFFADALNPFKMIGYVMNEIKNK; this comes from the coding sequence GTGATTGCAAGAAAATCGGCACTGATTGTATTAATGCAACTTACAAACGCTTTTCTTGGTTATGTTGCTCTTAAATTCATTGCAATATATATGCAGCCATGGGAGTATGGAGTTATTGGCTTTGCATATGGTTTTATTTCAATTTTCTCAATTTTTGGAGATGCTGGCTTCAATTCAGCACATATAAAAAGAGTTTCTGAAGGAAAAGACACTGAGAAATGCCTTTCTACTTTTGCATTAACAAAATTATTTCTTGCTTTTTCAATGACATTTTTAGTTTTTTTAACCATCGAACTATGGAAACTTTCTGGAAGAGGATTTGAAAGCGATGCCCATGAAAAAGCTCTTTACATTATTCTCTCTTCCTTTATCTTAAGCATTTTAGCCCAGATATTTACAACAACATTTAATGCAAAAAAAGAAATTGCAAAACAGCAATTGCCAAATTTTGCTTCAACTCTTGCAAGATGCATAGCAACAATATTTATTGCTTATTACAATCTTGGAGTTTTGCTTCTTTCCTATACCTATCTCATTGGCTCAATATTTGAATTCTTTACTGCAATAATCTTATTTAATTATAAATTTGGAAAACCTTCTTTTAATTATTTTAAATCTTATTATTCCTTTGCAATTCCAGTCGCAATAGGAAGTGCATCATCGTTGATAGTAACAAATTTTGATAGAGTTGCAATTCAAATTTTTTATGGAGCGGAAGAAGTTGGGCAATATTTTGCTGTTTCAAATCTTTCTCGATTTCTCGTTCTTTTTATTTCAGCAGTTACAAGTCTTTTATTTCCAATTGTATCGGAGCTATATGCAAAAAATGATTTAGAAGAAATAAGGAGGGTTACAAAAATTTCTGAGAGATACCTAAGCATGATTGTTTTTCCAATAGTAGCCACAATGATTTCTCTTTCATATGCAGTAATTCATATTCTTATCAGCGATAAATATTTGCCAGCCATCTCAGTTTTGCAAATTTTCCCTATTTTTTTAATACTGGAAGCATTGAGCTCACCCTATTCAACAATGCTATCTGGAATGAATAGGCCAAAATATGAGAGGAATAGACTTGCAATAATAGCATTTTCAAATGTAATATTAAATCTAATTTTGCTCCCGAAAATTGGGCTGGCGGGAGGGGCAATGGCAATAGTTTTTTCTTATCTGGCAGGGCTGATTTACATAAGGATTGTTTCATTCAGGATTGCAAAAACTGGATTGAATTATAGGGTGGCGATGCATGCAATTTCTGCGATTATTTCATATTTTGCTATAATTTATGCAACTAAATTTTTTACAATAGCAAGATGGTATCATCTTATTGCATTTTCCGTGCTTTGCTTTTTAATCTATTTCTTTGTTCTATTTATTTTGGGAGAATTTAAGAAAGAAGATTTTGTTTTCTTTGCAGATGCATTAAATCCTTTTAAGATGATTGGATATGTAATGAATGAGATAAAGAATAAATAA
- a CDS encoding glycosyltransferase, translating into MKKVTVIIPTMNCEKDLEECMIALKNQKFRDFEILVVDGHSKDNTVSIAKKYGAKVIFDEGDTRASACNRALENVSTPYIAFTDADCLPPPNWLERIVEDFERNDVASVGGANFSPDSDNDFAKCVDIVYSSRFVTGTARYGKVYNEITEIEHNPGCNSAYNMKFIKGIKFDESLPTAEDVVFDYEIRKRGGKIIFDPDIGMPHKRRNNLKGFWKQIYRYGLGRAIANKKYKELASIFHFLPSIAIILLPIYIIFSIIFWIFSSPIFLYLLFAFILCYFLLCLYGTATSYSKYKNAKRIIKSAFLIPIAHIAWGIGYIKGMRK; encoded by the coding sequence ATGAAAAAGGTAACAGTTATAATACCAACGATGAACTGCGAGAAAGATTTAGAAGAATGCATGATTGCTCTTAAAAATCAAAAATTCAGAGATTTTGAAATTCTTGTTGTGGATGGGCACTCAAAGGATAATACGGTAAGCATAGCTAAAAAATACGGAGCAAAAGTTATTTTTGATGAAGGAGATACGAGGGCAAGCGCCTGCAATAGAGCCTTGGAAAATGTATCCACTCCATACATAGCTTTTACAGATGCAGATTGCCTGCCACCGCCAAACTGGCTTGAAAGGATAGTTGAGGATTTTGAGAGAAATGATGTTGCAAGTGTAGGAGGAGCAAATTTTTCGCCAGATAGCGATAATGACTTTGCTAAATGCGTTGATATTGTTTATTCATCGAGATTTGTTACTGGCACAGCAAGATATGGAAAAGTTTATAATGAAATTACTGAAATTGAGCACAATCCTGGATGCAATTCTGCATATAATATGAAATTTATTAAAGGAATAAAATTTGATGAAAGCTTGCCAACTGCTGAAGATGTTGTATTTGATTATGAAATAAGGAAAAGAGGAGGAAAAATTATTTTTGACCCAGATATTGGCATGCCTCATAAGAGGAGAAACAACTTAAAAGGATTTTGGAAGCAGATATATAGATATGGCTTAGGGAGGGCAATTGCAAATAAAAAATATAAAGAGCTTGCAAGCATTTTCCATTTTTTACCATCTATTGCAATAATTTTATTGCCAATTTATATAATTTTTTCAATAATTTTCTGGATTTTCTCTTCTCCAATATTCCTTTATTTACTCTTCGCCTTCATTCTGTGCTATTTCCTACTTTGCTTATATGGAACAGCAACTTCCTATTCAAAATATAAAAATGCAAAAAGAATAATAAAATCGGCTTTTCTTATCCCAATTGCCCATATTGCCTGGGGAATTGGATATATTAAGGGAATGAGAAAATGA
- a CDS encoding glycosyltransferase family 4 protein: MKVGNSNRDTKSPSVILIRGRSLAIDPTLLKVADALSEGEYDVNMLVWDRLNSMEEKEYNKNSKYKITIFHFRAPTDKPTAVFFHPIWWLYIFGYLLKKNYDIIHANDWDTLPPCVLIKFIKKKPLIYTVYDFYAHNLPDGRFNFLRKIVRKFFSLAEKFGIGFTDALFLVDESRYEEVAGAKIKKLDYIYNSPPDYSHIYPPQKDKKEMIVFYAGLITKFRGIQHMIDAISQIDDVKLILAGKVSDTEILEYASKFPDKVEYVGILPTYKEIIKKTFDADVLFRFSDPTLPKTKYESSNKLFEAMMAGKPIIVSEGSSMAKIVKEENCGIVIPYGDIQSIKDALTLLKNDANLRLKMGKNGRKAYENKYSWEIMKRRILRMYKEAIEFRKD; this comes from the coding sequence ATGAAGGTTGGAAATAGTAATAGAGATACTAAATCCCCATCTGTTATTCTTATTAGAGGAAGATCTTTAGCAATAGACCCCACTCTATTAAAGGTTGCTGATGCACTTTCAGAAGGAGAATATGATGTAAATATGCTTGTATGGGATAGACTAAATTCAATGGAGGAAAAAGAATATAACAAGAATTCAAAGTATAAAATAACTATATTCCATTTTAGGGCACCTACTGATAAACCGACCGCAGTGTTTTTTCATCCCATCTGGTGGCTTTATATATTCGGATATCTTCTGAAAAAAAATTACGATATTATTCATGCGAATGATTGGGACACTCTCCCTCCTTGCGTCCTAATTAAATTCATAAAAAAGAAGCCACTGATTTATACAGTGTATGATTTTTATGCTCATAATTTACCAGATGGAAGATTTAACTTTTTAAGAAAAATTGTGAGAAAGTTTTTTTCATTAGCAGAAAAATTTGGAATAGGGTTTACGGATGCTTTATTTCTGGTAGATGAAAGTAGATATGAAGAGGTTGCAGGTGCTAAAATAAAAAAATTAGATTATATTTATAATTCCCCACCTGATTACTCACATATATATCCTCCCCAAAAGGATAAAAAAGAAATGATAGTATTTTATGCTGGGTTAATTACAAAATTTCGAGGAATTCAACATATGATAGATGCTATATCACAGATAGATGATGTTAAATTAATACTTGCTGGAAAAGTTAGTGATACAGAAATTTTAGAATATGCTTCAAAATTTCCAGATAAAGTAGAATATGTTGGTATTCTCCCTACCTATAAAGAAATTATAAAGAAAACATTTGATGCGGATGTTCTTTTCAGATTTAGTGATCCTACCTTACCAAAGACCAAGTATGAAAGCTCTAACAAGCTGTTTGAAGCAATGATGGCTGGTAAACCTATTATTGTCTCAGAAGGTAGCTCGATGGCTAAAATAGTGAAAGAAGAAAATTGTGGTATAGTTATCCCTTATGGAGACATTCAATCAATAAAAGATGCCTTAACTTTACTTAAAAATGATGCAAATCTACGGCTCAAAATGGGCAAAAATGGAAGAAAGGCATACGAAAATAAATACAGTTGGGAGATAATGAAAAGAAGGATTTTGAGAATGTATAAAGAGGCAATAGAATTTAGAAAAGATTAG
- a CDS encoding SIS domain-containing protein: protein MNLKEYIEEGIKARKSISVSEIEEIAKIMADALRDGKKIIAFGNGGSASDAQHFVAELVGKFMLTRKPYRAISLNTNTSILTAIANDYGYEHTFARQIEALADKGDIVFGISTSGSSENVVRAIIEANKKGAHTIALTGKSGGKLKAYANKTIFVNSELTPIIQETHITILHMICMEVEKKLEL from the coding sequence ATGAATCTAAAAGAATACATTGAAGAAGGAATAAAGGCAAGAAAGAGCATAAGCGTAAGTGAGATAGAAGAAATAGCAAAGATAATGGCAGATGCATTAAGAGATGGGAAGAAAATTATTGCCTTTGGTAATGGTGGCTCAGCATCTGATGCCCAGCACTTTGTTGCAGAGCTTGTTGGCAAGTTTATGCTTACGAGAAAGCCATACAGAGCAATATCCCTCAATACAAATACTTCAATATTAACTGCAATAGCAAATGACTATGGATATGAACATACTTTTGCTCGCCAAATTGAAGCATTAGCAGATAAGGGCGATATTGTTTTTGGGATAAGCACTTCTGGCTCTTCTGAAAATGTGGTAAGAGCAATCATTGAAGCAAACAAGAAAGGAGCACACACCATAGCCCTCACAGGCAAGAGCGGTGGCAAGCTAAAGGCATACGCAAACAAAACAATATTCGTGAATTCGGAGCTAACCCCAATTATACAGGAGACGCATATCACTATTTTGCATATGATTTGTATGGAAGTGGAGAAGAAGTTAGAGTTATAA
- a CDS encoding GHMP kinase produces MGYKFRSRAPLRISFAGGGTDIKPYFEKYGGNVISATIGVYAYSSLELRDDKLVIIKEPAFNIDYSINLENGNIKGEKSSFFDAIIKHFNPEKGFYLISHLDTEYGSGLGSSSAMMVSLVGVFKKWLNINLNEYEIAELAYKIEREDLGIAGGMQDQYASTFGGFNFIEFKKDDVIVNRMKIKNDVINELQFRLILVNLHTPRFSGIIHKQMQKTMHDPEVLEHYEEIKRLAVEIKNRIYKGSFEDFGDLLKEEWGHKKQLSEGISNPQIDTFFEKCEKNGALGYKLLGAGGGGYALLFTDEEHRHKLIKSLAGYEVRNIEFVKNGLEVWGLDESKRIH; encoded by the coding sequence ATGGGTTATAAATTTCGCTCTCGCGCTCCATTGCGCATTTCATTTGCTGGTGGTGGAACAGATATAAAACCCTATTTTGAAAAGTATGGTGGTAATGTTATTTCAGCAACAATTGGAGTATATGCATATAGTAGCCTTGAATTAAGGGATGATAAGTTAGTTATAATAAAAGAGCCAGCATTCAACATTGATTATAGCATAAATTTGGAAAATGGAAACATTAAGGGAGAAAAATCTTCTTTTTTTGATGCAATAATAAAGCATTTTAATCCAGAAAAGGGTTTTTATCTTATATCCCATCTCGACACTGAATATGGCTCTGGCTTGGGCTCTTCTTCTGCAATGATGGTTTCATTGGTTGGAGTATTTAAAAAATGGCTGAATATAAACTTAAATGAATATGAAATAGCAGAATTGGCATATAAAATAGAAAGGGAAGATTTAGGCATTGCTGGAGGAATGCAAGATCAATATGCCAGCACATTTGGTGGCTTCAACTTCATTGAGTTCAAAAAGGATGATGTGATAGTTAATAGAATGAAAATAAAAAATGATGTTATAAATGAATTGCAATTCCGTCTTATATTAGTAAATCTCCATACTCCTCGCTTTTCTGGTATAATTCATAAGCAGATGCAGAAGACGATGCATGACCCAGAAGTGCTTGAGCATTATGAAGAAATTAAAAGGCTTGCTGTTGAGATAAAAAATAGAATATATAAAGGAAGCTTTGAAGATTTTGGGGATTTGCTAAAAGAAGAATGGGGGCATAAAAAGCAGTTGAGTGAGGGAATATCAAATCCCCAAATAGATACCTTTTTTGAAAAATGTGAAAAAAATGGAGCACTTGGCTATAAATTGCTCGGCGCTGGTGGAGGTGGATATGCTTTGCTATTTACTGATGAGGAGCATAGGCATAAGTTGATAAAATCTCTTGCTGGATATGAAGTGAGGAATATTGAATTTGTTAAAAATGGACTTGAAGTGTGGGGATTGGATGAATCTAAAAGAATACATTGA
- a CDS encoding HAD family hydrolase yields the protein MTPALFIDRDGTINANEPEYPHKPEHLKIYEDAVELMREYQSKGYLIIIITNQSGIGRGYFTLEQMHQFNNLLISELAKRGVKIDAIYFCPHKPDDACSCRKPNLGLIEQAMKDFSIDLKNSIIIGDREDIEGEMAKKLGIRFIKMKR from the coding sequence ATGACCCCCGCCCTCTTCATAGACCGAGACGGCACAATAAACGCAAACGAGCCAGAATATCCTCACAAACCAGAGCATCTAAAAATATACGAAGATGCAGTTGAGCTAATGAGAGAGTATCAAAGCAAAGGCTATCTAATCATAATAATAACCAACCAATCGGGCATAGGCAGAGGCTACTTCACTCTCGAACAAATGCATCAGTTCAACAATCTCCTAATCAGCGAGCTTGCCAAAAGAGGAGTAAAGATAGACGCCATCTACTTCTGCCCCCACAAACCCGATGATGCCTGCAGCTGCCGCAAGCCCAACCTTGGCCTAATAGAGCAGGCAATGAAAGACTTCAGCATAGATTTAAAAAATTCAATAATTATTGGAGACAGAGAAGATATAGAGGGAGAAATGGCAAAAAAGTTAGGTATAAGATTTATAAAGATGAAAAGATGA